The Methanocella arvoryzae MRE50 DNA window AGCAGCTCGAACTCTTTATCCCGGTAAATCCGAACGGTCATGCCACCAGCCTCGCCACTTCATTGGCCAGGAGTGCGAACTCCTCTGGAGACACCTGTTCTGCCCGCCTGTCAAGCACGTCTGCAGGCAGCGCCGAAATGACTGACTGCGGGTCTTTCAGGCCCATCATGTGAGCCCCGTTAAGCAGCGCCTTTTTCAGCTTCTTCCGCCTGCCGGCGAACGCCGCGGTGACCAGTTTCATAAACAGCTCCTCATCTGCGACAGTATAGCCGGCAGGCCTCGGGGTCAGTTTAACTACAGTCGACTCGACCTCGGGCTGCGGGTTAAACGCCCGCCGGGAGACGTTGAAGAGCAGCTTCACATCGGCGAAATGCTGCACCGTGACAGACAGCCTGGAATAGTCTTCCTCTCCCACTTTAGCGGCCATCCTCTGCGCGAACTCCCGCTGGTACATGAGGATGGCAAACTTAAAAGGGTAACTCAGGAGTTTGAAGGTGACGTCTGAAGATATAGAGTAGGGCAGGTTAGCCACCACTTTGTCGA harbors:
- the rsmA gene encoding 16S rRNA (adenine(1518)-N(6)/adenine(1519)-N(6))-dimethyltransferase RsmA is translated as MDLAPDKRKDQHFLIDQAVLHRIVDAAALSSDEVVLEIGAGPGNLTRLLAQKARHVYTIEMDRRFAEALEADFQGSNVTVIHGNALKVEFPRFDKVVANLPYSISSDVTFKLLSYPFKFAILMYQREFAQRMAAKVGEEDYSRLSVTVQHFADVKLLFNVSRRAFNPQPEVESTVVKLTPRPAGYTVADEELFMKLVTAAFAGRRKKLKKALLNGAHMMGLKDPQSVISALPADVLDRRAEQVSPEEFALLANEVARLVA